The following is a genomic window from Deltaproteobacteria bacterium.
GTTCGGCCTGAAGGGGATCGGCTCCGTAGGAAAATAACCGGGAACGGGAGGGTTCATCCAATGCGAGTGCTGGTCACGGGGGGAGCCGGGTTCATCGGATCGCATGTCTCGCAGGCGTACGTGGACGCCGGGCACGAAGTCCTGGTGGTCGATAACCTTTCCTCCGGGAAGAAGGAGAACGTGCCCGAAGGGGCCCGCTTCGTCTTCGCAGACGTCGGTTCGGACACCGCCCTCGAGGCGGTCCGCACCTTCCGGCCCGAGGTGGTGAACCACCACGCGGCGCAGATCAGCGTCCGGAAATCGGTGGAGAATCCCGTGTTCGACGCCCGGGAGAACATCCTCGGCACGCTGAACCTCCTGGAGGCGTCCCGGAAGAACGGGGTCCGGAAAGTGATCTTCTCCTCGTCGGGCGGGGCGGGGTATGGGGAGCAGGAGTATTTTCCCGCGGACGAGAAGCACCCCCTGCGGCCGGTATCCCCGTACGGGGCGGCGAAGGTGGCCGTCGAGCTGTACCTCCACTTCTACCGGGTCCAGTACGGCCTCGAGTACACCGCGCTTCGGTATTCGAACGTGTACGGCCCGCGGCAGGATCCGCACGGGGAGGCCGGGGTGGTGGCGATC
Proteins encoded in this region:
- a CDS encoding NAD-dependent epimerase/dehydratase family protein, whose protein sequence is MRVLVTGGAGFIGSHVSQAYVDAGHEVLVVDNLSSGKKENVPEGARFVFADVGSDTALEAVRTFRPEVVNHHAAQISVRKSVENPVFDARENILGTLNLLEASRKNGVRKVIFSSSGGAGYGEQEYFPADEKHPLRPVSPYGAAKVAVELYLHFYRVQYGLEYTALRYSNVYGPRQDPHGEAGVVAIFCTRLLRKQTAVINGDGEQTRDYVYVGDVVRANVEALSRGEGLGINIGTGFETDVNTLFRRLRDLSGSRQEEIHGPAMAGEQRRSVIENRMAFDELGWYPNVSLDDGLALTLAYFREKVKTSGSW